The Musa acuminata AAA Group cultivar baxijiao chromosome BXJ2-2, Cavendish_Baxijiao_AAA, whole genome shotgun sequence genome has a segment encoding these proteins:
- the LOC103975916 gene encoding AT-hook motif nuclear-localized protein 10 isoform X1 — translation MEARELPRVSSLQPPTVVVGPGSYGAGGSTIDPVVAPNTAGMMQGMRLSFTPMASSAPKPVDTTGSLYQGDDVSGMRQTSVFNMGELTKKKRGRPRKYGPDGSMSLALTPPSSALGFSSNPMSDPVTKHRGRPPGSGKKQQLDALGAPGIGFTPHIITVKVGEDIASKIMAFSQQGSRTVCVLSANGAISDVTLRQPAISGGTVTYEGRFDIISLSGSFLLTEEGSTRSRSGGLSVAIAGSDGRILGGGVAGMLVAATPVQVVVASFVTEKKKPQPEPLRWEPSSAPPQMASFGATLTVSPPTEGTSSESSDDRGCPTNQNGGTCENSTQHVQSAYPSFISWSHSVNENRHNSDMKVMPL, via the exons ATGGAAGCTAGGGAGCTTCCAAGAGTGAGCTCGTTGCAGCCTCCAACTGTGGTGGTGGGTCCTGGCTCTTATGGAGCTGGAGGATCGACGATTGATCCCGTGGTGGCACCGAATACAGCTGGAATGATGCAGGGCATGCGCCTTTCCTTCACTCCCATGGCTTCTTCGGCACCTAAGCCAGTGGATACGACTGGTTCTTTGTACCAAGGAGATGATGTCTCGGGAATGCGGCAAACCAGTGTATTTAACATGGGTGAGCtaacgaagaagaagagaggaagaccaAGAAAATATGGACCTGATGGTAGCATGTCTTTGGCACTAACACCTCCATCTTCTGCTTTGGGATTCTCGAGCAATCCAATGTCTGATCCAGTAACTAAGCACCGAGGCCGTCCTCCAGGGTCGGGGAAAAAGCAACAACTTGATGCATTGG GTGCCCCAGGGATTGGTTTTACTCCTCATATTATCACTGTCAAAGTTGGAGAG GACATAGCTTCAAAAATTATGGCCTTCTCACAGCAAGGGTCTAGGACCGTCTGTGTGCTGTCAGCAAACGGTGCCATCTCTGATGTAACACTGCGGCAGCCGGCAATCTCTGGTGGAACAGTAACTTATGAG GGACGCTTTGATATCATCTCTCTTTCAGGTTCCTTCCTGCTCACAGAAGAGGGTAGCACTCGTAGTAGAAGCGGTGGATTGAGTGTCGCAATTGCAGGATCTGACGGCCGAATTCTTGGTGGTGGGGTTGCCGGAATGCTTGTGGCAGCAACACCTGTGCAG GTTGTGGTGGCAAGCTTCGTCACCGAAAAGAAAAAGCCACAGCCTGAACCATTGAGGTGGGAACCTTCATCAGCTCCACCACAGATGGCCAGCTTTGGAGCAACTCTAACAGTAAGCCCACCCACTGAAGGCACGTCAAGTGAATCTTCTGACGACCGCGGTTGCCCAACAAATCAAAACGGTGGCACCTGCGAGAACTCTACTCAGCATGTTCAATCTGCATATCCATCTTTCATCAGTTGGTCACACTCTGTAAACGAGAACAGGCATAACTCTGACATGAAAGTAATGCCTCTCTAA
- the LOC103975916 gene encoding AT-hook motif nuclear-localized protein 8 isoform X2, with the protein MEARELPRVSSLQPPTVVVGPGSYGAGGSTIDPVVAPNTAGMMQGMRLSFTPMASSAPKPVDTTGSLYQGDDVSGMRQTSVFNMGELTKKKRGRPRKYGPDGSMSLALTPPSSALGFSSNPMSDPVTKHRGRPPGSGKKQQLDALGAPGIGFTPHIITVKVGEGRFDIISLSGSFLLTEEGSTRSRSGGLSVAIAGSDGRILGGGVAGMLVAATPVQVVVASFVTEKKKPQPEPLRWEPSSAPPQMASFGATLTVSPPTEGTSSESSDDRGCPTNQNGGTCENSTQHVQSAYPSFISWSHSVNENRHNSDMKVMPL; encoded by the exons ATGGAAGCTAGGGAGCTTCCAAGAGTGAGCTCGTTGCAGCCTCCAACTGTGGTGGTGGGTCCTGGCTCTTATGGAGCTGGAGGATCGACGATTGATCCCGTGGTGGCACCGAATACAGCTGGAATGATGCAGGGCATGCGCCTTTCCTTCACTCCCATGGCTTCTTCGGCACCTAAGCCAGTGGATACGACTGGTTCTTTGTACCAAGGAGATGATGTCTCGGGAATGCGGCAAACCAGTGTATTTAACATGGGTGAGCtaacgaagaagaagagaggaagaccaAGAAAATATGGACCTGATGGTAGCATGTCTTTGGCACTAACACCTCCATCTTCTGCTTTGGGATTCTCGAGCAATCCAATGTCTGATCCAGTAACTAAGCACCGAGGCCGTCCTCCAGGGTCGGGGAAAAAGCAACAACTTGATGCATTGG GTGCCCCAGGGATTGGTTTTACTCCTCATATTATCACTGTCAAAGTTGGAGAG GGACGCTTTGATATCATCTCTCTTTCAGGTTCCTTCCTGCTCACAGAAGAGGGTAGCACTCGTAGTAGAAGCGGTGGATTGAGTGTCGCAATTGCAGGATCTGACGGCCGAATTCTTGGTGGTGGGGTTGCCGGAATGCTTGTGGCAGCAACACCTGTGCAG GTTGTGGTGGCAAGCTTCGTCACCGAAAAGAAAAAGCCACAGCCTGAACCATTGAGGTGGGAACCTTCATCAGCTCCACCACAGATGGCCAGCTTTGGAGCAACTCTAACAGTAAGCCCACCCACTGAAGGCACGTCAAGTGAATCTTCTGACGACCGCGGTTGCCCAACAAATCAAAACGGTGGCACCTGCGAGAACTCTACTCAGCATGTTCAATCTGCATATCCATCTTTCATCAGTTGGTCACACTCTGTAAACGAGAACAGGCATAACTCTGACATGAAAGTAATGCCTCTCTAA
- the LOC103975915 gene encoding pentatricopeptide repeat-containing protein At1g11290, chloroplastic-like yields MYSSLSISPFLSPSPLSHSKNLFFDSAASVRYLSFSAAQQNLGFTASLHSGLLKSGFHSNLFVANSLLDAYSKCGRMDSALKLFDRMPLRDVVSWTSVISGHCHTGAAAAAILVFLNMLTEGTAPPPNEFTVSAVLRACGMLRDEEMGRMVHGHLVAAGFSHDAFVSNSLIDMYGKVGSIVDAEKLVSRLSCRDVVSWSAIISGSVLHGMFDKALILFTRMLEDGILPNTATMLSITQACSLMGEPSLFACVHAWLVKLELHDCVPVVKSLVMMYAKNGFLDEAIEAFLQFDFPECHDPDLIAALIHGCALSGSLEHGKVIHGCSIKMGFFPCTIVENSLLDLYAKHRYVDSAHLIFKRMGNRDIVSWNSMISCFAKNDRVEEALQHLGQVHDASGGELKLDFVTVLSSVQACSTISSLERGQILHGFVIKAGFDSDSFVCNALIDMYGKSGRVGLAEQLFQEMEDTRDVGSWNSLIAAYGIHGDGDSALRVFEELRSGGRRNPNAVSFVNVISACGHSGLTMEGYECFKRMQRDYGFEPAMEHYAAMVDLLGRSGKLGEAEEFIRAMPIKPGPSIWGSLLGACRLHGSVEIAERAAAELSVMEPDCGVWRVTLSIVYASAGLWEEAAEVRAEMRRKGSRKEAGWSYVESRGMDKFKFMVGDTRHPETDTIYEVWRSINEHLADAFVESF; encoded by the coding sequence ATGTACTCGTCACTTTCTATCTCTCCATTCCTCTCGCCTTCTCCTCTCTCACACTCGAAGAACCTCTTCTTCGACTCGGCTGCCTCCGTCCGCTACCTCAGCTTCTCCGCCGCCCAACAGAACCTCGGCTTCACCGCCTCTCTACACTCTGGCCTCCTCAAATCCGGCTTCCACTCCAACCTCTTCGTCGCCAACTCCCTCCTCGACGCATACTCCAAATGTGGCCGCATGGACAGCGCGTTAAAGCTTTTCGACCGAATGCCTCTAAGAGACGTCGTATCCTGGACATCCGTGATCTCCGGACACTGCCATACCGGAGCGGCTGCCGCTGCCAtccttgtcttcttgaacatgttAACGGAGGGAACAGCACCTCCTCCCAATGAGTTCACTGTTTCTGCTGTCTTACGGGCATGTGGGATGCTGAGGGATGAGGAGATGGGGAGGATGGTGCATGGGCACCTGGTCGCCGCTGGGTTTTCCCATGATGCGTTCGTCTCTAATTCCTTGATCGATATGTACGGGAAGGTAGGATCAATCGTGGATGCTGAGAAGCTTGTCAGTAGGTTGAGCTGTAGGGATGTGGTTTCTTGGAGTGCCATCATATCAGGCTCGGTCCTCCATGGGATGTTCGACAAGGCACTGATTCTGTTCACCCGAATGCTGGAAGATGGGATTCTGCCGAACACGGCGACGATGTTGAGCATCACCCAGGCCTGCTCGCTAATGGGGGAACCGAGCCTGTTTGCTTGTGTTCATGCTTGGCTTGTAAAGTTGGAGCTGCATGACTGTGTTCCCGTCGTGAAGTCTCTCGTGATGATGTACGCAAAAAATGGATTTTTGGACGAGGCAATCGAGGCTTTCCTCCAATTTGATTTTCCGGAGTGCCATGATCCCGATCTCATCGCGGCCCTCATCCATGGTTGCGCCCTGTCGGGATCTTTGGAGCATGGCAAGGTGATTCATGGGTGCTCGATCAAGATGGGCTTCTTTCCGTGCACCATAGTCGAGAACTCCCTCCTTGATCTGTATGCAAAGCATCGGTACGTCGACTCAGCACATTTGATCTTCAAAAGAATGGGGAACAGAGACATAGTCTCTTGGAACTCCATGATCTCATGTTTTGCGAAGAACGACCGCGTGGAGGAAGCCCTGCAGCACCTCGGTCAAGTTCATGACGCAAGTGGAGGTGAGCTAAAGCTGGACTTCGTCACGGTACTCAGCTCCGTACAAGCCTGCTCCACCATATCGTCGCTGGAGCGAGGACAGATACTGCATGGTTTTGTGATCAAAGCAGGCTTTGATTCCGATTCCTTTGTCTGCAATGCTCTGATCGACATGTATGGGAAGTCGGGAAGGGTTGGTTTGGCGGAACAGTTATTCCAGGAGATGGAGGACACAAGAGACGTGGGTTCTTGGAACTCGTTGATCGCAGCCTACGGGATCCATGGTGATGGTGATTCGGCCTTACGAGTTTTCGAGGAGCTGAGGTCCGGAGGAAGGCGTAATCCGAATGCTGTATCCTTTGTCAATGTCATTTCAGCGTGTGGTCACTCTGGGCTGACAATGGAAGGCTACGAGTGCTTCAAGAGAATGCAAAGAGACTACGGCTTCGAGCCGGCCATGGAGCACTACGCAGCAATGGTGGATCTTTTGGGGAGATCCGGAAAGCTTGGTGAAGCAGAGGAATTTATCAGAGCGATGCCCATCAAACCTGGTCCATCCATTTGGGGGTCTTTACTGGGTGCTTGCAGGCTTCATGGGAGCGTGGAGATTGCAGAAAGAGCAGCGGCGGAGCTATCTGTGATGGAACCGGATTGTGGTGTCTGGAGAGTGACACTGTCGATCGTATATGCATCTGCTGGACTATGGGAAGAAGCTGCAGAGGTGAGAGCTGAGATGAGAAGGAAGGGATCAAGAAAAGAGGCAGGCTGGAGCTACGTTGAATCGAGGGGCATGGATAAGTTCAAGTTCATGGTGGGAGACACAAGGCATCCTGAAACTGATACGATCTATGAAGTATGGAGAAGTATCAATGAGCATCTTGCTGATGCTTTTGTCGAGTCATTTTGA